In a single window of the Burkholderia contaminans genome:
- a CDS encoding MFS transporter, whose protein sequence is MHETIPADVDAATRPLRRRGALRSIAGGSIGNLIEWYDFHVYTTFSIFFAASFFPRENRTIQLLSTAAIFAIGFLLRPVGSWLIGLYADRRGRRSALTLSVILMCAGSLAIGLCPTYPQIGMAAPLVLLLARLVQGFSLGGEYGASSVYLSEIAKPGHRGFYSSFHYVTLILGQLLATLVQVVLQALIPRAELIDWGWRVPFITGAALALVAWWVRRNIDETPDFRALGEKDKRGVSLLALREHWRPVLLVFGLTTGGTLAFFTYTVYMHNYLVNTVGLSPQTSAWLSLSTLTLFMVMQPFFGALSDRIGRRALLLWFGIGGTFATWPLLTALARTHSATTAFLLLTLALMIVSGYTSVCSVMKAELFPARLRALGVGVPYAIATAIFGGTAGYVGLWFKSIGHESGFYLYASACIGCTLIATLSLRRSDMQMQS, encoded by the coding sequence ATGCACGAAACGATACCCGCCGACGTCGATGCCGCAACGCGTCCGCTACGTCGCCGCGGCGCGCTGCGATCGATTGCGGGCGGTTCCATCGGCAATCTGATCGAATGGTACGACTTTCACGTTTATACGACTTTCTCCATCTTCTTCGCCGCCTCGTTTTTTCCCCGCGAGAACCGCACCATTCAGTTGCTTTCGACGGCGGCGATCTTCGCCATCGGCTTTCTGCTGCGGCCAGTCGGAAGCTGGCTGATCGGCCTGTATGCCGACCGGCGCGGACGCCGCTCCGCACTCACGTTGTCCGTCATCCTGATGTGCGCGGGCTCGCTCGCCATCGGCCTGTGTCCGACCTATCCGCAGATCGGCATGGCCGCACCGCTCGTCCTGCTGCTCGCGCGGCTCGTGCAGGGCTTTTCCCTCGGCGGCGAGTACGGCGCGAGTTCGGTGTACCTGAGCGAGATCGCGAAGCCCGGCCATCGCGGCTTCTACAGCAGCTTCCACTACGTCACGCTGATTCTCGGCCAGTTGCTCGCCACGCTCGTGCAGGTCGTATTGCAGGCGCTGATTCCGCGTGCGGAACTGATTGACTGGGGCTGGCGCGTGCCGTTCATCACCGGCGCGGCGCTCGCGCTGGTGGCGTGGTGGGTGCGCCGCAATATCGATGAAACCCCGGACTTCCGCGCGCTCGGCGAGAAGGACAAGCGCGGCGTGTCGCTGTTGGCGCTGCGCGAGCACTGGCGGCCCGTTTTGCTCGTGTTCGGGCTCACCACGGGCGGCACGCTCGCATTCTTCACCTACACGGTTTATATGCACAACTATCTCGTCAATACGGTCGGACTGAGCCCGCAGACGAGCGCGTGGCTTTCGCTGTCCACGCTGACGCTGTTCATGGTCATGCAGCCGTTCTTCGGCGCGCTGTCGGATCGTATCGGGCGACGCGCACTGCTGCTGTGGTTCGGAATTGGCGGCACGTTCGCCACCTGGCCGCTGCTCACGGCGCTTGCGCGCACACACAGCGCAACAACCGCGTTCCTGCTGCTCACGCTCGCACTGATGATCGTGTCCGGCTACACGTCCGTGTGCTCCGTCATGAAAGCCGAGTTGTTTCCCGCGCGGTTGCGGGCGCTGGGCGTGGGCGTGCCGTATGCCATCGCGACGGCCATATTCGGCGGCACGGCCGGTTACGTCGGACTCTGGTTCAAGAGCATCGGCCATGAAAGCGGTTTCTACCTGTATGCGTCGGCATGCATCGGCTGCACGCTGATCGCCACCTTGAGCCTGCGCCGCAGCGACATGCAAATGCAGTCGTAG